Proteins from a genomic interval of Sander vitreus isolate 19-12246 chromosome 6, sanVit1, whole genome shotgun sequence:
- the nipal2 gene encoding NIPA-like protein 2 isoform X1, which translates to MANSSSSHAAPQMTPQPHSAEILENPLQTYLLGIIISICGNILISISLNIQKYAHVRQSQRGSKPYYTSVMWWCGVALMGVGELGNFAAYGFAPASLIAPLGCVSVIASAVISVVFLKETVRASDIVGSTLAITGTYVLVTFAPHTSTHITAHLVQYYAVSWHFLLYLFLEIVVFCILLYVYKRRNVKHIIIVMLLVALLASQTVISVKAVSGMITESIKGQLQLIYPIFYVMLIVMIVTCAFQIKFLNQAMKMFDATEVVPINFVFFTASAIVAGIVFYQEFEGLALLNIFMFLFGCLLSFLGVFLIARNRPKIKQQDPNFLAMDKIPTTLDLSDCQCLQPWQQAPSNEVCCPCSQGEGTQTKCSLRQRHTDRWQPNSCATELARQTIHRTSFICWEVHFGGFVCVRAHVCVCASFLLGTSIISIYRNKCMASIQTSAS; encoded by the exons ACATATCTCCTGGGAATCATAATCTCCATATGTGGCAACATCCTCATCAGCATTTCACTCAACATACAG AAATATGCCCATGTCCGTCAATCTCAGCGTGGCTCCAAGCCCTACTACACCTCTGTGATGTGGTGGTGCGGTGTGGCTCTCATGGGTGTCGGGGAGCTGGGGAACTTTGCAGCCTACGGCTTTGCCCCAGCATCACTCATAGCCCCGCTaggctgtgtgtctgtcataG CCAGCGCTGTCATATCCGTGGTTTTCCTCAAGGAGACAGTGCGCGCCTCTGACATTGTTG GTAGCACCCTGGCAATAACGGGGACATATGTTCTGGTGACCTTTGCCCCCCACACTTCCACACACATCACAGCCCATCTGGTCCAGTACTACGCCGTCAGCTGGCACTTCCTGCTTTACCTT tTCTTAGAGATTGTCGTTTTCTGTATCCTGCTCTATGTGTACAAGAGGAGGAATGTGAAGCACATCATCATTGTGATGCTGCTGGTGGCCCTGCTAG CCTCTCAGACAGTCATCTCGGTCAAAGCAGTGTCAGGGATGATCACAGAGTCGATAAAAGgccagctgcagctcatctatCCCATCTTCTATGTCATGCTTATCGTCATGATCGTCACCTGTGCCTTCCAGATCAA ATTTCTCAATCAGgcaatgaaaatgtttgatGCGACAGAGGTGGTTCCTatcaactttgtgtttttcaccGCAAGTGCCATTGTTGCAG GGATAGTATTTTACCAGGAATTTGAAGGCTTGGCTTTActaaacatttttatgtttctttttgg TTGTCTTCTGTCTTTCCTTGGAGTTTTCCTGATAGCCCGAAACAGGCCAAAAATAAAGCAACAAGATCCCAATTTTCTCGCAATGGATAAGATTCCTA CGACCCTGGATTTATCTGACTGCCAATGTCTGCAACCCTGGCAGCAGGCTCCATCTAATGAGGTCTGCTGTCCGTGTTCACAGGGAGAGGGCACACAGACAAAGTGCAGCCTGAGGCAACGACATACGGATCGCTGGCAGCCAAACTCATGTGCAACAGAGCTGGCCAGACAGACGATTCATAGGACCAGCTTCATCTGTTGGGAGGTTCATTTtggtggatttgtgtgtgtgcgcgcgcatgtgtgtgtgtgtgcatccttcCTCCTGGGTACTTCAATAATATCTATTTATAGAAATAAATGCATGGCATCAATTCAAACCAGTGCCAGCTGA
- the nipal2 gene encoding NIPA-like protein 2 isoform X2 yields MANSSSSHAAPQMTPQPHSAEILENPLQTYLLGIIISICGNILISISLNIQKYAHVRQSQRGSKPYYTSVMWWCGVALMGVGELGNFAAYGFAPASLIAPLGCVSVIASAVISVVFLKETVRASDIVGSTLAITGTYVLVTFAPHTSTHITAHLVQYYAVSWHFLLYLFLEIVVFCILLYVYKRRNVKHIIIVMLLVALLASQTVISVKAVSGMITESIKGQLQLIYPIFYVMLIVMIVTCAFQIKFLNQAMKMFDATEVVPINFVFFTASAIVAGIVFYQEFEGLALLNIFMFLFGCLLSFLGVFLIARNRPKIKQQDPNFLAMDKIPRRGHTDKVQPEATTYGSLAAKLMCNRAGQTDDS; encoded by the exons ACATATCTCCTGGGAATCATAATCTCCATATGTGGCAACATCCTCATCAGCATTTCACTCAACATACAG AAATATGCCCATGTCCGTCAATCTCAGCGTGGCTCCAAGCCCTACTACACCTCTGTGATGTGGTGGTGCGGTGTGGCTCTCATGGGTGTCGGGGAGCTGGGGAACTTTGCAGCCTACGGCTTTGCCCCAGCATCACTCATAGCCCCGCTaggctgtgtgtctgtcataG CCAGCGCTGTCATATCCGTGGTTTTCCTCAAGGAGACAGTGCGCGCCTCTGACATTGTTG GTAGCACCCTGGCAATAACGGGGACATATGTTCTGGTGACCTTTGCCCCCCACACTTCCACACACATCACAGCCCATCTGGTCCAGTACTACGCCGTCAGCTGGCACTTCCTGCTTTACCTT tTCTTAGAGATTGTCGTTTTCTGTATCCTGCTCTATGTGTACAAGAGGAGGAATGTGAAGCACATCATCATTGTGATGCTGCTGGTGGCCCTGCTAG CCTCTCAGACAGTCATCTCGGTCAAAGCAGTGTCAGGGATGATCACAGAGTCGATAAAAGgccagctgcagctcatctatCCCATCTTCTATGTCATGCTTATCGTCATGATCGTCACCTGTGCCTTCCAGATCAA ATTTCTCAATCAGgcaatgaaaatgtttgatGCGACAGAGGTGGTTCCTatcaactttgtgtttttcaccGCAAGTGCCATTGTTGCAG GGATAGTATTTTACCAGGAATTTGAAGGCTTGGCTTTActaaacatttttatgtttctttttgg TTGTCTTCTGTCTTTCCTTGGAGTTTTCCTGATAGCCCGAAACAGGCCAAAAATAAAGCAACAAGATCCCAATTTTCTCGCAATGGATAAGATTCCTA GGAGAGGGCACACAGACAAAGTGCAGCCTGAGGCAACGACATACGGATCGCTGGCAGCCAAACTCATGTGCAACAGAGCTGGCCAGACAGACGATTCATAG